AGGCATAGACAAAACTTTTTTATGTAGCTTGTGTGATGTTGTTATAAAAAATTCTAAAGGTGCTTATAAAGAATTGGAGGAAAAACAAGATTACATTAAGAATGTTATAGAAATAGAGGAAAAAAGGTTTGATGAAACACTTGACAGTGGCATGGAAATATTAAAGAATTATATAGATGAATTGTCGCTTCAAAATAAAAAGATAATGTCAGGCGAAAAAGCCTTTAGATTATATGATACTTATGGTTTCCCTATAGAGCTTACAGAGGAAATTTTAGAGGAAAAAGGCATTGAAATTGATATGGATGACTTCCATAGTGAAATGGAAAAGCAAAAAAATAGAGCAAGAGATGCTAGAGAAGAATCAAACTATATGGGAAAAGATATAAAAATAGTTGATAAATTACCTGAAGAAATCACAACTGAATTTGTAGGATATACTTCAACAAAAGTTGATTCACAAATTGAGATTTTAGTTAAAGATGATGAATTTGTTTCCGCAATTAAAGAAGGTGAAAGTGGAATCATTTTAACAGGTAAAACTCCATTCTATGCAGAGATGGGTGGACAGATAGGTGATAAAGGTATAATTATTGGCAAAAATGGAGAAGCTAAAGTTGTAGACTGTAAGAATAATATATCAGGTAAGACTTTACATATAGTTAAAGTTATAAAAGGTTCTATAGAAAAGAATGAAAATGTTACTCTTGAGGTTAATTCAAGAAAGAGAAAAGATATATGTAAAAACCATACAGCTACACATATGCTTCAAGCAGCACTTAAAAAAGTTGTGGGATCACATATAAATCAATCTGGTTCATATGTAGATGATGAAAGATTGAGATTTGACTTTACTCATTTTACAGCGCTTACAGATGAGGAAATTCTAAAAGTTGAAGCTATGGTAAATAATGAAATAATGGAAGCTTATGATGTTAGAACAGATGTAATGTCTGCATCTAAAGCAAAAGAAACAGGAGCTATGGCTTTATTCGATGAAAAATATGGAGATGAAGTAAGAGTAGTATCTGTTGGCGATTTCAGTAAAGAATTGTGTGGAGGTACTCATGTAGGTAACTCTGGTGAAATAGGTCTATTTAAGATAATATCAGAGGCTGGAGTAGCAGCTGGAGTAAGAAGAATAGAGGCTATAACAGGAAGAGCAGCTATAAGATTTACTGAAGAAAATGATAAGCTTATAAAAAGTATAGAACAAGAACTAAAATGTTCTAAAAAGGATATACTAAATAAAATAAATCAATGTCATAGTGAATTAAAAGAAAAAGAAAAAGAAATAAATACTCTTAAAGGAAAATTGGCTTCAGGCTTCGAAGATAGTATAATAGATTCTGCAGCTGAAATTAAAGGTGTTAAAT
The Clostridium felsineum DSM 794 DNA segment above includes these coding regions:
- the alaS gene encoding alanine--tRNA ligase translates to MEHMGLNEIRESYLSFFEKKGHLRLPSFSLIPKNDKSLLLINAGMAPLKPYFTGLQTPPKTRVTTCQKCIRTGDIENIGKTSRHGTFFEMLGNFSFGDYFKNEVIPWAFEYITEVLKFPKDRIYITIYLDDDEAFKIWTEKAGVDANRIFRLGKEDNFWEHGSGPCGPCSEMHFDRREKPELITTKEKFIELQDKDEVIEFWNLVFTQFDRDDAGNYNKLKNPNIDTGMGLERIATIMQNTDSIFEIDTIKEVLNSVCKICNVKYGEDHKKDISLRIITDHVRSVTFMISDGILPSNEGRGYVLRRLLRRAARHGKTLGIDKTFLCSLCDVVIKNSKGAYKELEEKQDYIKNVIEIEEKRFDETLDSGMEILKNYIDELSLQNKKIMSGEKAFRLYDTYGFPIELTEEILEEKGIEIDMDDFHSEMEKQKNRARDAREESNYMGKDIKIVDKLPEEITTEFVGYTSTKVDSQIEILVKDDEFVSAIKEGESGIILTGKTPFYAEMGGQIGDKGIIIGKNGEAKVVDCKNNISGKTLHIVKVIKGSIEKNENVTLEVNSRKRKDICKNHTATHMLQAALKKVVGSHINQSGSYVDDERLRFDFTHFTALTDEEILKVEAMVNNEIMEAYDVRTDVMSASKAKETGAMALFDEKYGDEVRVVSVGDFSKELCGGTHVGNSGEIGLFKIISEAGVAAGVRRIEAITGRAAIRFTEENDKLIKSIEQELKCSKKDILNKINQCHSELKEKEKEINTLKGKLASGFEDSIIDSAAEIKGVKYVASEVKGVSGDTLRELCDKVRSKIGDGIVLLASTEGEKVQFVAMASKEAVKKGVHCGKIVKEVASICGGNGGGRPDMAQAGGKDVEKVETALKEVEKIMEKLVK